The following coding sequences lie in one Arachis ipaensis cultivar K30076 chromosome B03, Araip1.1, whole genome shotgun sequence genomic window:
- the LOC107632713 gene encoding uncharacterized protein LOC107632713 has protein sequence MEVYQQIAEKEILSKPRSLKNQTRGSKSLYCDYHKGYGHKMQDCFDLKDALEQATQNGKLAEFSHLIREPRRRNRDRKGEDKTRAVKRRHETEDNEHGLTIVNVVTARDAAPRSKSAHKKDTKVLAVSSSAQSSRRFPPISFGLEDQWFDEVAESPPMVITARVGTGLIKRILVDTEADSNIMFRNGFDALGLRDDDLKTHQHGVVGLGDHFIKPDGIISLPIFVGLGQGRRSVMAEFVVLRDSTAYNIILGRKTINDLGAVVSTKMLVMKFIADDGFVGSIKGTWKR, from the coding sequence ATGGAAGTTTATCAGCAGATAGCCGAGAAGGAAATTTTGTCGAAGCCCCGGTCCCTAAAGAACCAAACCAGGGGGAGCAAGAGCCTCTATTGTGATTATCACAAGGGCTACGGACATAAGATGCAGGATTGCTTCGACCTGAAGGACGCGTTAGAACAAGCGACCCAGAACGGGAAACTGGCCGAATTCTCCCACCTCATTAGGGAACCAAGGAGACGTAATCGCGACCGCAAAGGAGAGGACAAGACCCGCGCGGTGAAGCGACGTCACGAGACGGAGGACAACGAACACGGCCTTACCATAGTGAACGTGGTAACGGCAAGAGACGCCGCCCCTAGGTCGAAGTCGGCACACAAGAAAGACACCAAAGTCTTGGCGGTTTCCTCCTCCGCGCAAAGCTCTAGGAGGTTTCCACCCATCTCGTTCGGTCTGGAAGACCAGTGGTTTGATGAGGTCGCGGAAAGcccccccatggtcatcacggccagagTGGGAACCGGCCTCATCAAGCGGATCCTCGTAGACACCGAGGCCGACTCGAATATCATGTTCCGCAATGGGTTCGATGCCTTGGGTCTACGGGATGACGACCTAaagacccaccagcacggtgttgTAGGCTTAGGCGACCACTTCATCAAACCAGATGGGATAATCTCCCTGCCGATATTTGTAGGACTTGGACAAGGGCGAAGATCGGTAATGGCTGAGTTCGTGGTTCTGCGAGACTCTAcggcctacaacatcatcctagGGAGAAAGACCATCAACGATCTCGGGGCGGTGGTCAGTACGAAGATGCTGGTAATGAAGTTTATCGCTGATGATGGATTCGTGGGATCCATAAAAGGGACTTGGAAACGGTAG